From a single Miscanthus floridulus cultivar M001 chromosome 8, ASM1932011v1, whole genome shotgun sequence genomic region:
- the LOC136472385 gene encoding uncharacterized protein, with amino-acid sequence MEMGMTPEVMYGQNVFVPATANPYQYGYAEVESPMEWYNHPSSLGYDGQDIYYPAEGMQCLYYAAPDNGSMHPTYSPYPSDPSFVPDGSFMPQEYVADPANSTCQIAPTAYYIPAVIPYAQDSVPGSATTPLHSPNVAFLPGIPGYAATSANAAFPLIAPVTTKSDIVMHPPVQSTIVPSKQFQDHAKPPKVQLHNSVPQKQELPDRCMVPAKLPHASQVSARLSGNNCLGCAAGSDLQKWAAAEKFQPSSKSSGHLNGTGQKVHSVVDSEKPSNQSSAIVVKSYTSRLPVGNPDGTIIIRTDQYNRDDLRIDYTYAKFFVIKSIGEADVHKSIKYGVWSSSSNGNSKLDSAFRDADRISRRHSTKCPVFLFFSVNGSGHFCGMAEMVGPVDFHKDMDFWCQDKWTGCFPVRWHIVKDIQNCSLQHITLQNNENKPVTHSRDTQEIPYLPGISMIEIFKNIKARFCLFDDFMRYEAEEAQKKTHRRCKLSYNAPDFVPVAQRTKDASDTQQTKSSSVLVDKTSEIQNVAEKPHDAKVIKPQEPCVSENQANEAEKENGVQESHCSGNQSQEDAAKAVTNHPPASSLKAGTEGKQQYWKKVENPKQHADSGATQGSLKASEKQLNGVSGSASAVPEGGEEQRVTAKLGSLKISSKAVESDRKTNTVGVEKRLNGVSGSASAVPEGGEEQRVAAKLGSLKIGSKAVEADRKTNTVGVVTIGSMPVRVDSCDV; translated from the exons ATGGAGATGGGAATGACTCCTGAAGTAATGTATGGACAAAATGTATTTGTTCCTGCTACTGCAAATCCCTACCAATATGGTTATGCAG AAGTTGAATCACCGATGGAATGGTATAACCACCCGAGCTCTTTAGGATATGATGGCCAAGATATTTACTATCCG GCTGAAGGCATGCAATGCTTATACTACGCAGCCCCAGACAATGGATCCATGCATCCTACCTACAGTCCTTACCCTTCTGATCCTTCTTTCGTACCCGATGGCTCATTTATGCCTCAGGAGTATGTTGCTGACCCTGCTAACTCCACATGCCAAATAGCCCCGACAGCCTATTACATTCCAGCTGTTATTCCTTATGCACAAGATAGTGTCCCGGGAAGCGCAACCACACCTCTTCACTCCCCCAATGTTGCATTTCTTCCTGGCATACCAGGTTATGCTGCAACATCTGCAAATGCAGCATTTCCTTTAATTGCTCCCGTCACCACAAAAAGCGACATTGTTATGCATCCACCTGTACAGTCTACTATTGTACCTTCAAAGCAGTTCCAGGACCATGCAAAACCACCAAAGGTTCAACTGCACAATTCGGTTCCACAGAAGCAAGAGTTGCCGGATAGATGCATGGTGCCTGCTAAACTCCCTCATGCATCTCAG GTATCAGCACGTTTGTCTGGAAACAATTGCCTTGGATGTGCTGCTGGATCTGATCTTCAGAAGTGGGCTGCCGCTGAGAAATTCCAGCCATCTTCAAAGTCAAGTGGTCATCTAAATGGTACTGGCCAAAAAGTGCATAGCGTAGTTGATTCTGAGAAACCAAGCAATCAGAGCTCTGCCATAGTTGTGAAATCTTACACATCAAGGCTCCCTGTCGGTAATCCGGATGGGACAATCATTATAAGAACCGACCAGTACAACAGAGATGATCTCCGAATTGACTATACGTATGCAAAGTTTTTTGTTATCAAGTCAATTGGTGAGGCAGATGTGCACAAATCGATAAAGTATGGTGTATGGTCAAGTTCCTCCAATGGAAACAGCAAGCTAGATAGTGCATTCAGAGATGCTGACAGGATATCAAGGAGGCATTCTACTAAATGTCCAGTTTTCTTGTTCTTCTCT GTCAATGGTAGTGGGCACTTCTGTGGCATGGCTGAGATGGTTGGACCTGTTGATTTTCACAAGGACATGGACTTCTGGTGTCAGGATAAATGGACCGGATGCTTTCCTGTGAGATGGCACATCGTTAAAGATATACAAAATTGTTCTTTGCAGCATATCACACTGCAGAATAATGAAAACAAGCCTGTGACACACAGCAGAGATACACAGGAA ATACCATACCTCCCTGGAATATCTATGATCGAGATCTTCAAAAACATCAAAGCGAGGTTCTGCCTGTTTGATGATTTTATGAGATATGAGGCAGAAGAGGCGCAAAAGAAGACACACAGAAGGTGCAAGCTGAGTTACAATGCTCCAGATTTTGTACCTGTCGCACAGCGTACAAAAGATGCTTCTGACACTCAGCAGACAAAATCCAGCAGCGTGCTGGTAGACAAAACATCTGAGATACAAAATGTGGCCGAGAAACCGCATGATGCTAAGGTGATCAAACCTCAGGAACCGTGCGTCTCTGAAAACCAGGCCAATGAGGCTGAGAAAGAGAATGGAGTACAGGAAAGTCATTGCAGTGGCAATCAGAGCCAAGAGGATGCAGCGAAAGCTGTAACTAACCATCCACCAGCTTCAAGCTTGAAGGCAGGTACGGAGGGGAAACAGCAGTACTGGAAGAAGGTCGAAAATCCAAAGCAGCATGCAGACAGCGGTGCTACCCAGGGCTCACTGAAAGCATCTGAAAAGCAGCTAAATGGAGTTAGTGGCTCTGCAAGCGCAGTTCCAGAGGGTGGCGAGGAGCAGAGGGTCACTGCCAAACTTGGTTCTCTCAAAATCAGTTCCAAGGCAGTGGAGTCTGACCGTAAGACTAACACAGTTGGTGTGGAGAAGCGGCTAAATGGAGTCAGTGGCTCTGCGAGTGCTGTTCCAGAGGGTGGCGAGGAGCAGAGGGTCGCTGCCAAACTTGGTTCCCTCAAAATCGGTTCCAAGGCAGTGGAGGCTGACCGTAAGACTAACACAGTTGGTGTGGTGACAATTGGTTCGATGCCGGTCCGGGTTGACAGTTGTGACGTCTAG
- the LOC136472386 gene encoding protein DMP3-like — MASSSSSASVRQRPAAAAAPGQQQQPPQLQDQADQSLLPNQDSSGSPPPPPQTSALSQALASTANLANLLPTGTLLAFNLLAPTFTNHGACDATTSLLTRALLAILAVASALACFTDSLKSPHDGRVYYGVATRTGLWLIDYPPDAPPLPTKNYRLAFVDFVHAALSAAVFGVVAARDRDVVACLWGPAPGREIQELIDVLPLGVGVLCSLLFVALPTRRHGIGYPVVANAAAASS, encoded by the coding sequence AtggcctcttcttcctcctccgcctCGGTCCGGCAGaggccagccgccgccgccgcgcccggtcagcagcagcagccaccacAGCTCCAAGACCAAGCCGACCAAAGCCTCCTCCCGAACCAAGACTCCTCCGGCtccccgcctcctcctcctcaaacGTCGGCGCTGTCCCAGGCGCTAGCCTCGACAGCGAACCTAGCCAACCTCCTCCCCACCGGCACGCTTCTCGCCTTCAACCTCCTCGCGCCAACCTTCACGAACCACGGCGCGTGCGACGCGACGACATCCCTCCTCACCCGGGCGCTCCTCGCCATCCTCGCCGTCGCCAGCGCGCTGGCCTGCTTCACCGACTCCCTCAAGTCCCCGCACGACGGCCGCGTCTACTACGGCGTCGCCACCCGCACCGGCCTCTGGCTCATCGACTACCCGCCCGACGCGCCGCCACTTCCGACCAAGAACTACAGGCTCGCGTTCGTCGACTTCGTGCACGCCGCGCTGTCCGCCGCCGTGTTCGGGGTCGTCGCCGCCAGGGACAGGGACGTCGTCGCGTGCCTGTGGGGCCCCGCTCCAGGCAGGGAGATCCAGGAGCTCATCGACGTCCTGCCGCTTGGTGTTGGCGTGCTCTGTAGCCTCCTCTTCGTCGCCCTCCCCACCAGACGCCACGGCATCGGATACCCCGTGGttgccaacgccgccgccgcctcgtcttAA